From Peptoanaerobacter stomatis, one genomic window encodes:
- the cobJ gene encoding precorrin-3B C(17)-methyltransferase: protein MLYVVGIGSGNKDNMSFACYDAIKKSDVIVGYDKYISQIQYMIQDKQIYQSPMMKEIERSKKAIEYAKKGNTVSVICSGDSGIYAMAGLIMELAEDDIEIKVIPGITSAILASSLLGAPIMHDYCSISLSDLMTPLELIFKRIELASMGDFVIAIYNPKSKKRSEHLKESVDIMLRYKSKDTVVGVVKKAYDVEQEVNICTLESINYDDIDMHTILIIGNSSTYVKNGKMITPRGYEKKYIDKINS from the coding sequence ATGCTGTATGTTGTAGGTATAGGTTCGGGCAATAAAGATAATATGAGCTTTGCCTGTTATGATGCAATAAAAAAATCAGATGTTATAGTAGGATATGACAAATATATATCTCAGATTCAATATATGATACAGGACAAACAGATATATCAAAGTCCTATGATGAAAGAGATAGAGCGTTCAAAAAAAGCAATAGAATATGCAAAAAAAGGAAATACTGTGAGCGTGATATGTTCAGGAGATAGTGGTATATATGCAATGGCAGGATTAATAATGGAATTGGCAGAGGATGATATAGAAATAAAAGTAATTCCTGGAATAACATCGGCAATACTTGCATCTTCTTTGTTAGGCGCACCCATAATGCACGATTATTGCAGTATATCTCTAAGTGATCTGATGACACCTCTTGAACTTATTTTTAAGCGTATAGAGCTTGCAAGTATGGGCGATTTTGTTATTGCCATATACAATCCTAAAAGTAAAAAAAGAAGTGAACATTTGAAAGAATCTGTTGATATAATGCTTAGATATAAAAGCAAAGATACAGTAGTAGGGGTTGTAAAAAAAGCATATGATGTAGAACAGGAAGTAAACATATGCACTTTAGAGTCAATAAATTATGATGATATAGATATGCACACTATACTAATAATAGGAAATTCGTCAACTTATGTAAAAAACGGAAAAATGATAACTCCAAGAGGCTATGAGAAAAAATATATAGATAAAATAAACTCATAA
- a CDS encoding RsmB/NOP family class I SAM-dependent RNA methyltransferase has protein sequence MKDDKFPSAYIQDMKLLLKDDYGDFISSYNEKNHKAVSVNTKKLSRDDLKKIIGNNYEDVPWSDSGIYTDSDDMMSKNPMYHTGAYYIQEPSAMAPANYLDVQKGMKVLDMCASPGGKTFQISQKLSDEDLLISNDINTNRILPLLRNIEYYGLRNVMITNENQENISKNFLSFFDRILLDAPCSGEGMFRKDKKLIPSYERSRKETVEIQKDLLEKAALMLKVGGKLLYSTCTFNTDENEKNILNFLSKHSEFELIDIPKKNGMMSFDFLKESARFFPHKTKSEGHFLCLMYKKSENEKNIFEETDLKSESYIDSKYEKKKYLDRKKLPKEYTEFEKKFLNCKLEGNFFMQNNSLYLEIFDKILKYKIRIARNGLYLGDLKNNEFVISSALIRYLKSKDFQYTINFGLNDERVIKYIKGETLIMDGIKDGDYIVCLEDYPIGLVRAKNSKLKNMYNKNWRIM, from the coding sequence ATGAAAGACGATAAATTCCCAAGTGCTTATATACAAGATATGAAACTTTTACTTAAAGACGATTATGGTGATTTTATAAGCTCTTATAACGAAAAAAATCATAAAGCTGTAAGCGTGAACACAAAAAAGCTTTCAAGAGATGATTTAAAAAAAATAATTGGAAATAATTACGAAGACGTACCTTGGAGCGATAGCGGTATTTATACGGATAGTGATGATATGATGTCAAAAAATCCTATGTATCATACAGGCGCTTATTATATACAAGAGCCTTCAGCTATGGCACCTGCAAATTATCTTGATGTGCAAAAAGGTATGAAAGTATTGGATATGTGTGCATCTCCTGGAGGAAAAACATTTCAAATATCACAAAAATTATCAGATGAAGATTTGTTAATTTCAAATGATATAAATACAAATAGGATTTTGCCGCTTTTAAGAAATATAGAGTATTATGGGCTTAGAAATGTTATGATAACAAATGAGAATCAAGAAAATATATCTAAAAATTTTTTAAGTTTCTTTGATAGGATACTTCTTGACGCACCTTGTTCAGGCGAAGGGATGTTCAGAAAAGATAAAAAATTAATACCATCTTATGAAAGAAGTAGAAAAGAGACGGTTGAAATTCAAAAAGATTTGCTTGAAAAAGCAGCGTTAATGTTAAAAGTGGGGGGCAAGTTGTTATATTCAACTTGCACTTTCAATACAGACGAAAATGAAAAAAACATTTTAAATTTCCTTTCAAAACACAGTGAGTTTGAACTTATAGATATACCGAAAAAAAATGGAATGATGAGTTTTGATTTTTTAAAAGAAAGCGCAAGATTTTTTCCACATAAAACTAAATCGGAAGGTCATTTTTTGTGTTTAATGTATAAAAAATCAGAAAATGAAAAAAATATTTTTGAAGAAACAGATTTAAAGAGTGAATCCTATATAGATAGTAAATATGAAAAGAAAAAATATTTAGATAGAAAAAAACTGCCTAAAGAATATACAGAATTTGAAAAGAAATTTTTGAATTGCAAGTTGGAAGGCAATTTTTTTATGCAAAATAATTCTTTATATCTTGAGATTTTTGATAAAATACTTAAATATAAGATTAGAATTGCAAGAAACGGATTGTATTTAGGAGATTTGAAGAATAATGAATTTGTTATATCAAGTGCACTTATAAGATATTTAAAATCTAAAGATTTTCAATATACAATAAATTTCGGATTAAATGATGAAAGAGTTATAAAGTATATAAAAGGTGAAACTTTAATAATGGATGGCATAAAAGACGGCGATTATATAGTTTGTCTTGAAGATTATCCGATAGGGCTTGTCAGAGCAAAAAATTCAAAATTGAAAAATATGTACAACAAAAATTGGAGAATAATGTAA